In Zonotrichia albicollis isolate bZonAlb1 chromosome 9, bZonAlb1.hap1, whole genome shotgun sequence, the DNA window TCTgcctgtctatctatctatctatctatctatctatctgtctgtctgtctaatCTAACTTGAATAACAGCAAAATGGCTGCTTATCATACCTGGGTacaaatgaaaattaatatCTGTCCCTTTCCCAGACTTCATGATGatatttcttgcatttttctaGATTTCAGCTCTTACCATACAGAGAGATGAAAAAGATGATGTCATAAAAGACATCAAGGCTGAGCTGCAGACATCACAAAATAAGATTGCTGACTTAATGGAAGCAAAATGTAAGCGTTCTGCCTGCTGTGTTTAAATGTAATTGTTTCTAGAATTTAAATGTAATTGTTTATGATTGTTTATTTATTAGATGTAATTGTTTATAGAAGCGTAGGAAACAGGGCCATGATAGTCTTATTCTGTTGCTCGTTGGCAGCAGAATTTTGGGGCCTTGAAGGCCTTATTTTTgtttggagcaggagctgctcatgtGGGAGCAGGACTGGCAGGGCAGTTTTTAGGGTGAGTCAAGCAGTGAGAGCTTTTGAAAATTGCAAGGGGAAAATATGTTGCTTCAGTTTTGCAAATGTACGGTCAGGCAGATGTCACTGAGGAAACTTTTCAGAATTTGATTTACAATATTTAAGCCATCTATATtcaaattttatatattattttatagtaGATGATATTAGTACCATTTGTCTTTGTTACATTCTTTAAATGTatgtaattttccatttttaacaGTGTTTTTTAGTAAATAtcgtattttttaaaatataaacatcTTTTTTTGTTTAGTACATAATGAAGAAATGTTAAAGGAATCCCAGGTCAGTGAAGAACATttgagggcagagctggaagAGGCTAAAATTTCATTGCAAAAGGCAGAGGTACCCCTTGCTTATAGTTTTACAGTAGGAATAGACTGGTTGAGTATTTGCATAAGTAATTATGGATACTTTAGACATGAAACAGCTGTAGCTCTTTGTTGCAAAAGATGTTTAGAAATGATATCATGTCTTGAAGGTTACTCAGAAGAACTTGGAAACTGAGTTCCAGACTACAGTGAAAACATTAATTCAGGTcactggagaaaaggaagagcaggaggaagaatGTAAAAAAATGAAGGCTTTGCTTGCAGCCCTGACAGAGGAGTTTGAGACTTCTGTTGCCAATTTGAAAAGCTTGCTGCAAGAAGAGCAAAATAGGTAAATTAATGAGTTTAAATTCCAAGAGTGATCTTACAGGTTGCAGTCTATGACAAAATCAATAACAATTGGAAATGAAGCTGaaatttggaggttttttccccacagtgGTCTAAATGCAGAGagtttaatgtaattttttttgtttgtgataGCTGATACTGtataaaaagtaaatttttgCCCCCTCCAATTTTCACAATTCTCTCTTTAAGAAATACAGATTTCTGTAGGTATATATTTGTTTACTTTTATGTCTACTGTTCTGAGGTTGTAAAAGTGAAATTTGATGTGTGTTGCAGGCAGATCTATCACCTGCCAGTTGAAAGATAAGTGTTCTTAAAGTGCTTGTGGGAAGACTTTGTCTTCTTGTCCTGTAAGTTTCAAATGCAGTGCTTTGTACTctacatttggggtttttaatttaCCATTTTCTTAGATTAAAGAAATCTGAAGATGATTCAAAGCTACTTACCTTGGAGCTCCAGAATAAATCTGCTGAACTGGGTAAGGCTTGTAGAAAGGCAGGAAATGAGCTGGGcagtaataaaaatgttttctgctgTTGTCTGGAAATGGACTGTCTCTGGTAGCTGGGAAATGATTTTACAGTACCTCTACCTGTCAGGAATGCCTGGATTTATTTTTACTCAGTTGATCCCTTTTCTTTGGGGGTCATTGGCGCTGGCAGCAGCCAAAGGGCAGTGCTGTGCACAGCTCCAATAGTCAGATCATTCATGCATGAATTCCTCTGGAGGTAATTTTGGtttgcagctcagagcagcagcactgcaggtgccaGGAGTGACTTCTGCAGCACAGATAAAACCCTCCCATGGAGGTTTCTGTGACCCTGCCCATGCTGGAAGTGCAATGATGCTGGCAGGGGTTGTCTTTAAATATCATCAGTTTGATATCCTGTGGTTTCTAGGAATGTGCTCCTTAGTCCCCAGAGTAAGAGCTCTGCCTTGCTGTTGAATACTTGCAGAAAATACCAGAATTGTGAAAGTGCACATAGAAACCATTTGGAAGTTAGTAACAACTAGTTTCCTTTCTCAGCATATCCATCTGATACCTTCAGcagttcagattttttttctggaacaaTGCAGGTGCATCAATATTTGGAGAACACTCTAGTCTTACAGTCCATGGTTTATCTGAAGCTATAATTGTGGAAAACATAATAGGCTCTAAATTTTATATAAGATAAATATTTAGTTTCTCCTCAGATATAGATTTGCTAATGTCTGAATCATTTTCTCAAGTCTACATTTAGATTAAGTCATGAATTAGCTTTTCAGTTTCTTAATTAATCCAACAAGTTTTGAGAACTGGGTATTGCAAAAGGAGAAATGTTTTATACTGCCTGCTAAATATGAAAAAATCATTTCTGTTCCAATTATTTTACATTCCATGTGCTGTAGAAGAGATGACTAAAGTGAAACGTGATAAAGAAGTGCAACTTGAAGAGCTGTCAGAAACTCTGGTAAATGTTCATTTTATTAATCTCATGGCATTTGCTCTTCATATGAAATTCCTCTTGCTTTGTAAGTATCTTAAATGCCATAAATAAACTCCATCTAGTCTACCTTAACATTTCTActaaactttctcacacacaatttcagtgttttctttgAAGAACTTCTTTATTGCCTCTGTTTGTCCTGTCTCCTGTGCTTTTGGTTTTTCTTGTCTCCCATGTTTTTGGTTTTCCTTCCCAAGTTTTTTGGTTATTTCCTTCTTTGTTCATGCCCATTCAAATGCCACTCCCTCTGGATATAaagttttcccattttttcttccttccaggaAGGTAATTAGCTCTGGCCTCTGTGAACCCTGCTGTGCTCTGACACAGGCCCATTTTCTGTCACAGAAGTCTAAGCTATATGAAATACACTCTTAACAAAGGTTTATTTTCATTatgattttatatttacaaGCCTAACAAGAATCCATATCAACTAAAATTAGGATTGTGTGAAATGATGAGTGCATTTTACTGTGTCTGCTTGTTGATATAATCTGTGCATTGAGTGATCTGAACTGAGTTTCACTCATTTTCTAAAATGGGCAAATTGGAGGACTTTTACTGAAGAAGAATCTTGAGGCTACTGTAGAAAAtatgcagagagagaaaaatgtggagagagaaatgaaaatgctCTCCATCTGAGAGAGGTCTGAAGCAGGGCAACAGTAACATGTTTTTAGAAATAGTGCAGTTGCACATCATGACTTGGATACAAGTTTATACATAGAAACAACACCAGAGCAGGGTCCCACCCTAATTGTACAGCCCAGGTAATGAAACTCACAGCAAGGGACAGACACGAACAGCACCGGTGTCACAGTTCACTATCTCACACCACTTCCAGATCCCAGCAGAGACTGCAAAGATCCAATCTGGATAATCCATGGCATGGATGTTGTTGGGTTCTTCTGAAAGCCTTGTGCTCATGTCTGATAACCTCCAGCATTTGGAGTTTGCACATGGATACTCAAAACTCTTCCTTTTCATTTTGCAGAAAGAATTGCAGGATTTGAAAGCACAGCTGACAAGTACAGCTGAGAAGGAACAAGATTATTTAAAGCAGCTTGTAGCTCTGAAAACAGATCTTGAACAAGAGGCGTATgaccattttaaaaatataatattgaATTAGTTTTGGTGTAATATAGAAGTTGCTTTAATCCACAGTGAAATGAACTATGATTGTTTGCTTATGAAAATTTTGAACCACATATATGCCATTAATTATATACTTACATTTCTAAATTCCACTTTCTCTATTTGTATGTATTCTATGGCATATGTAGTTGTTCCATATCTCTCTGACTTATTTAacaagaagagaaagtttctgAATTCATAGTTAATCTTGCTTTAAAATACATAATCTTCGCTAAccattatatttatataaaagttgactctgattttctttccttcttctgtcACCTTTTTACATCTCTCTGACTCTGCGGCAAAGCTTATATTTGTAGATAAAGGCCTGGACTTCTTTTAGCATGGAATAACACTTGATAATGGGTGTGTTTAATTAAAAAGGAGATTTCAAAGTACATCTTCTTATTCCTCTTGGGCATTTGATTTAAATTAGGTTAAAGAAGGAACAGCTAACAGTGTATCTCAGTAAGCTTTCACTAGAGAAAGAACAAACAGCACAACAGAAAAATGCTGTGGCTGCAGAACTCCAGAAGCTGCAAGAACAACAAGAGGCAAGTTGTAAACTTCCAGCTTTCTTGAAAGGACAATACTCAATTTGACAAATTACTCAGTTTCACAAATTAGATGATGAGCTGCAACATGACTTGGGTCTGTAGAGCACCTGAGCTAATTTTTGTGTTTGAATTGGAAAGGAAGTGTATTTACACTTGTGAACAAGCAGGTCAGTGTGCTTTGGATGTCTTTGAATTTTTTAAGAAGTCACattgaattttgtttctttgctgaCACATGGGTCTTTATTTAGGATagtaagaaaaaagaagaaaatacaaagCAGTTAGTTGAAAATTTAGAAGAGGCAAATAGCCAGCTAAGGCAAGTAAAAACAAATATTAATAAGTGATATTGTTAAAGGAAGAAGACTCAAATACTTAATTGTGTTCATATGCTGCTTTCTGGCATACTTTGATTAATGTTTTTCTAGATTACATAGCTAAACAGAAACTATTCAGAATTGCTGTTGGCCAAGTAGAAATTTTCTCAGATTAGAAATACCAATTGCTGCAGGAACAATGATTGCCATCATTTTGTATTACACAGTAGGAGCTGTCTTGTTTTGCATTAGACATCTCAGGTGTGAAGGAAATTCAAATGGAAGCTGAAGGTTATGGATGAAATGTGACAAGGCAAAACTGGATCAGAGTTACTCTCTGTATCCCCAGTTCAATAGACAGGCAGCTCCCATGTTTCAGAGCTGCACTGCAATAGTCCAGGTCAGGATGGATTTTCCTTGGGTTCCTGGAACATCTTTTCCTACTTACAAGAAGTATGGACAGTTCACATATTGACTTACTGGGCATGTTGCTGCATTTTAAGAACATTTTCATTGAGCAGCTTATGAAGTTCCCATCAACATTAGCAGctctttttagaaaataaaatatgggtTTGTTAGAAGTACTGAAAATAAGTTAAAGGCAATAAGGAAATATTTACTAATGCTTGTTAATTTGGCACTTAGAAATGAACTGGAGTCTTTGAAGGAGAAAATGGCAAAGACAGGTGAAGAGATGAAAAGTACACTGgatgaaagagaagaaaatgtatgTCCTGTGTCATGAAAATATCTTACAGAACCTGTAGGACAGCATTCAATGTAAAAtctttgttggggttttttctgcaaAGCTCTGCCTGGGGGATGTTATCTCTGCCAGAGGTTTCttctttcccagctgctgccagctgtgccattGTGTGTCCACATGTGAGCCCTGGTGTTTCAAAAGACAAGCACAGTCACTGGGATGTTCACTCTTTGCTGGAAGTTTAATATtaaagatttgtttgttttcaggcaAACAGAGAAcctgcttttctgttttttcataTACCCACTCAGTGATGGAAGGGTTCTGGATTATCTTTTTCTGTGTAGTGTGAGTTTTAGCTTAAATAGATTCAaacatttttactttctttctaTTGGTTCAAAGCAACCTGGGGTTTTCagcaaaatttcaaaatttcattGTAAAAGTCCAAGATTTACAATTGTAATTTCAGGTTAAGAGtactgaaaatgaaatttcaagAAAGGAAAAGCCATTGAAGATTCTAGAGAATAATTGggaaaattcattttttcatgGATGTAGGGAACTTCATACAAGTGCATTTTTGAAATTGTGAAgatactgggttttttttttcttcttctttcttaacTCTATAATCACTAAAGAACTGGTTCACTGCTCTTAATTAACATCTTGTGGTACTTTATGGCTAAAACTCTGATTATTCTAACATGGCAGCTGGTGTTTCAGTCCTATTGGAACAAACCAGACTGGTGCAAGTGCAGGTTTGAGAACATTTACAGGAATTGCTCACACAGGGAGTAATTTGTAGAATTTACTAATTCATGTCTGAAATATCTCTTTCAGATGAATAATTTAAAGAAGCAggtggaaaataaaaccaaatgcaTTGAAGAGCTACAGCAGGAGGTGTGTAGAGATTTTAATGTCACAAATACATAAACACATTATACTTTGGGTTGCCTTTTCAGCAGGTTTGTGTCTGCTGTGATGTCTTTAGATACACCtatgtaatttaaaaattctcCTTTCTTATCCTGACCCTGAGCAAATTAGGGAGTCATGTTAGGAATCACTTGATTTGTTAAATGAGCCTTAATTTGAAAAAAGCAATTGCAAAAATAATATCTTTAAtaaacttctattttttttttcatttagtgCATAGTGTTATTTATGTATTTGTAATGAGTATCTCAGTTACCACtagtagaaaaaaattctgctctGGCACAAACTGTAGTAACTTCactgtaaaaataaattacttgtaTTTTTGGTCATGACATCTTCACACCTTCTGTCAGCAGCATCTTAGTTTTAATTCCCATTCTGCACCTCATTTGTTAttccctgctgctcaggaggagcctttCCTAAGGTCACGAAGAAACAGTAATTATCACAGAAATTAGCTGAACATTGATTTGTTTGAAGGATTGTTCTGGAACCTGAGCTGCACAACAGAGCGTTATTTGCCTGATGAAAGCTGGAATTTCTTGATGCAGTTAAACCATGACATAATTCTATTAACTTATTAAGGTAAtgcttgttttgtttaatttcaacAGAATAAGgtgctgaaaaagaaaattactgcagaaagcaagaaaagcaATACTTATGAAGGGAAGGTAGGTTTAAATAACATCATGTAGAGGATGAGGTGAGCGGTTTTAGCTCCCAGTGTAAGTAATGATAATACTTGTTAAATACATTCTGAGCTGGTTTATGGATCTGGGATACAGACTTTGCAGGAATGAGCTCATAGTTTTTAGAAGATGCTTCCATTTTAATCATTGGGCACTGACTATTGGGCATTTAAGAGAAGGATTCAAATTCCAATTAATGATGTTTCTAATCCAttccttacttttttttttttgttgttgttgatagTGGACTGAACAGGGTTCAGCAACCTCATTGTAacagaaaagcatttaaaatacatatatatatgtaaatattacTCTTTTTAGTCTGTTCTTTAAATGTGTTTTGCAGTGTCAATCCCTCTGATGGGAATATTGTGTCCAGCTTTGGGTACTGCACTTGAAGAAAAGTGGAGTGTTTGAGGATATTCATATGATAAAGTTAAAAGGAAAAACTGTAATCAAAATGCACAGCTGGGAGGAAAATGTACCATAAAACCTGTGAAAATCTGATACAGATTTACAAGAGAGAAAAACCAAACATCTGTGTTTGTTCTTTCCTGAGGCATTCACAGCATTTAGGGTGACTGCTTAGGGCACTCTTCCCCATTGTGCTGTTGCCATTGTTCCTTTGAGTATTTTCTAACTCACTTCAGGCCAAAGTTCAactctttattaaaaaaaacaaacctgaacTTTTAAATAGGAAACACTTGAATCATACCTGAAAAGTAACAGTGTTTGTGCTCAAAAATAAGAGGTAAGAAAAAATCATCAACATTGTAATTCCTAAACAAATAACAGCAGCAATTCTGCTTTCTCAAAAGGTGAATAAATTGCAGTTAGAGATGGAAAATATGAACAAGCAACataaggaagaagttgacatcTATAAAAAAGACATAGAAACAAGaaaagtaaatgaaaataaacttcGTGAAGAGGTGAGAGCTGTTAATTTTTActgcagtttaattttttttaagtttaaaatgtttttctgaagCTTTATTGGCCAGAGTCCTTGCTCATATTTCAGTCTTATCAATATAAATGGAACTTGTTGTGTTTGCCTGTGAGCAAAGCTTTAGTACATTAGGTGCTTAGGATGAAGTATTTGAATATGTCTTTGACAATGAGAACTCCattaaaaattccttctttCAAGATATAGTTTAAAGAAATTTCACCCTTGGTATAAAGTCAGCCCAGTTAAATTAGATTATAACTTCTCCCACATTAGGATTTTTCTGCCCACACTTTTTTTATAGCAATGCTAGGAAGTGTTAGGGCAGAGTGCTTGAAATGGCCTTTTGGTTTGCAGTGAGCTTGCCTGCCATGGCTGTACCTTTGATCTTGCCCATTTTAACAATCTGCAGAAAAGATGAGGGATTGGAAAGGGATCTTAAAAGCAAATGAAGCCCAAGTGGGACTGCAAACTTTGCACCCACAGGGGGAAGAAGAAATTgagatttaaaagaaatatattgTTATGTTGATGaatgaaatgcaatttattACTGACAGGTAGAAAAGATGAGGTTGCTTTGTGATGAAACTGCAATGATACAGAGAGAAACTGATGGCAGATGTCAGCACAAGATAACTGAGATGATGGCACTGATGGAAAAGCACAAGGTCAGAGATTTTCCTGCTTGCTGTGGTTTGCAATGGGTGATACCATGTCAATACCATGTTTATAACTTGTGACACCACATTAATGACCTTTCAAAAGCAGAAACAGGCCTGAGTCTGGGAAAAGGCAGCTGAACACATGCTGCACTTTGCATCATCTAAGATTAAATTCATTTGAAGATTATGAACACATTCCTATGGGCAGATAAATTTCAATAATCTAAACTTCTGGGGTTGttagatttctttttcagttcaGGCTTCCTTTGATACCATCTGAATGCAATATTTTTCAGTATCAGTTTGGCCTCTTTCTCAGAGGTTACCTAGTGACTGTCAGCAGTTTAGCCTGACACATTTTAGTTTACCTTTCTATTCCTCATTTTGCAATATCTTTAGCAGATACATTAATCAAGATGGCACAGTTGGCTCTTAGTGCTGAGCACATATTGCTGCACAGAAATAAAGCACTCTCTGCCAGTCCACAAAATAATAGTTGAATTGAGCATTTCCTGTTTTACGGTTTCTGCAGAAGCATCAATGaatcttttctttctgaatcTTAAGAGCCTGGTTTGAAAAAATGATGTTTTAAGACTGGATAACTCTATAATTGCAACATGTAGTCACATGTTTTGAgtttgttgttggtttggtttttttaccaCAGAATGAATATGATAAAATGGTTGAAGAAAAAGATGCAGAGTTAAAagtatataaaatgaaacagCAAAAGCAATTCTCATCAGAAAGAGCCCTGGTAAGGAGCACTTTCCAATGGTCAATAATTCAGTGAAGGGGTTGATGTCCTTGTGTAGTGGTTTTATATTGGCTAAgtgccaggcacacacaaaaaatacatcactcatttttctctgctgtagttgagcagaggaggggaaagaaaaaatcaagGACTGAGTTGAGATAAAGATTAGGAGAAAAACAGTTTGAGGGTAAAGCAGATTCAGACTTAAATAgtgtaaaaaattattattgatAGAATTAATAGTGAGTAATGAGAATTAAACTAAACCCTTAAAACAccttttttcccaatccctcccTCTTGCCCACCAACAGCACAGAGAGACAAAAGATGTGATCTTCAGTCAGTTTGTGACTTCTAAAAGTCTTTTTTCAGTTTGCTTAGAGagtttctttttcctgctgtcCTCTGGGGTCTTTCCCACCAGAGACATTCTCTGGGAACTCTTCCAGTGTGGTTTGAATTTTTACCAGTAGCAGTGCCACCCAACCCGCTGCAACAGATCTTATTCTGGGCACTAAAAACTCCAAatgtttctaaaaataaataggGGTAGCAGTGTGTTTGTGTCTGCTCCTCCAGATATTGTGTCATGTTCTGACTCCCCACTTTGAATAGGAAACTTtagttttaaatatttagaTTGTGCCCTTTCACCTCTGTTCTCCCAACTGTTTTAAGGTATTACCTTGAACATTTCTGATCAAATACCTGTTTCTTACAGTGCTTCAGTCTTTCTTAAACAAGCCAAAGCAAAGCTTCAAGTATAGGGCTGAAAAGCACATAGAAATATCTTGTGTATCTAATGAGTATCCTGTTAATTACTGTCTCACCTGggactgttttcctttttctgggcTGTGCATAGTTAACCCTGTCCTTTATTTAATGGTTTGTAGGAAAATGAGCTGTCATGTTTGAAAAGGGAACTGTCCTCCCTTAAGGAACTACTGAGAgcagaaatggaagaaaaggtGGAGTTTTTTTATTCCCTGAGCAGTGGGGGTGAGAGGTGTGGCTTGGGCTTGTGCTGTGGGAGGAGCTGGGTAAGAAATGAAACTGAACAGAAAAACGGTGACTTTGGAATGCTGGGGTTGTGCCAAATCTGGTCATAGATTTGTGTGAACTTTGTAACAGTCTGTGATTATAGATTacatataaataaacaaacaacaaaacaaaactctcctttatttttggtaattttaactagctaaagaaaaaaagttccCTGAACTGCAGAGTTTTTTTCAGTGACTTTTGAATGCTGGGGTTGTACTAAACCTGgtcatatttttcatatttttgtgTGAACTTTGTAACAGTCTGTGATTATAGACTGTGCTCTGTAATTACACCAATAAGATTTTTAACAACTGAAATCAAATAAATGTTTCCTTGCTGTCGCATAACTCTTTTGTAGGAGAATCTTGTAAAAGAGCACTCTGGCAGTATGATTGCTGAAAGTGAAAAGAAACACAAGGTAACTTGAactttttaattgcttttagaATTTGGGAGTGTTTATATGTGTAGAATCAATTGAAGTGCCATGAGAATTTATTTGCATTCAACAAAAGACATTGGAATGCTTTTGACTTCAAACTTTTTAAATTATAGAAAATACAAACTTATGTTCCTGGGACTCCTAAACCTTGTTTAGATCTATACAGTGAATCTATTAATGTAAAAAATAGAAAGTCTCCAAATTATAttcctaaattaaaaaaaaataaaagtaaaaataaaaaatgtgttCTTCAGAACAGGAAGTCCCTTCGACAGTCCAACATTGAAGTTTTGTAACTCCTAACAGTGAATTTTTCTTGTTGCATTTTTCTGCCTGTATTTCTTACTTCTCTgtagatgatttttttttttccctctgagaTAAGACGGGATTTTAAAGGGTCACACCATTCCATGGAGATATTAGCAGTTTCTGGAAGGGCTCCCAGTGTGTAATTTTTCTTGCTCAGTTGTTGATTTTTTTATGTCTCTAGAACTGATTTACTTAGTCTTACAAGTGTCCATTTGTAAAGGCACTTTTCCTctctggaagagaaaaaagctGATTCAGCTGTAAAAATGGTCAAAGTATCAAAGTAGTCCTGACTGCAGAACTCACCCTTCTTCCCTGTCAGGAGTTCAC includes these proteins:
- the LOC102063750 gene encoding synaptonemal complex protein 1-like isoform X2, which codes for MLVNLALRNELESLKEKMAKTGEEMKSTLDEREENMNNLKKQVENKTKCIEELQQENKVLKKKITAESKKSNTYEGKVNKLQLEMENMNKQHKEEVDIYKKDIETRKVNENKLREEVEKMRLLCDETAMIQRETDGRCQHKITEMMALMEKHKNEYDKMVEEKDAELKVYKMKQQKQFSSERALENELSCLKRELSSLKELLRAEMEEKENLVKEHSGSMIAESEKKHKTCVTKTPPVDKMQSGRSTNLPAEQSSRKKQKVQVQLDTESDSSEHTDLLSIVSEEEMFKNLYKDYPQASRLHSTAPEKSPAPCSVKSPGSALKLKTMRRMREAGWAALSKMDRKRKIKDAVKLFA
- the LOC102063750 gene encoding synaptonemal complex protein 1-like isoform X1, which produces MKALLAALTEEFETSVANLKSLLQEEQNRLKKSEDDSKLLTLELQNKSAELEEMTKVKRDKEVQLEELSETLMNNLKKQVENKTKCIEELQQENKVLKKKITAESKKSNTYEGKVNKLQLEMENMNKQHKEEVDIYKKDIETRKVNENKLREEVEKMRLLCDETAMIQRETDGRCQHKITEMMALMEKHKNEYDKMVEEKDAELKVYKMKQQKQFSSERALENELSCLKRELSSLKELLRAEMEEKENLVKEHSGSMIAESEKKHKTCVTKTPPVDKMQSGRSTNLPAEQSSRKKQKVQVQLDTESDSSEHTDLLSIVSEEEMFKNLYKDYPQASRLHSTAPEKSPAPCSVKSPGSALKLKTMRRMREAGWAALSKMDRKRKIKDAVKLFA